One window of the Diospyros lotus cultivar Yz01 chromosome 12, ASM1463336v1, whole genome shotgun sequence genome contains the following:
- the LOC127787159 gene encoding chloroplast envelope quinone oxidoreductase homolog isoform X1, whose product MAGTNKLMHAVQYDRYGGGSAGLKHVEVPVPVPTKGEVLVKLEATSVNPVDWKIQKGMFRPIIPRKFPHIPSTDIAGEVVEVGSGVNNFKAGDKVVAILSHMGGGGLAEFAVAKETQTIPRPPEVSAADGAGLPIAGLTAHQALTQAAGVKLDGSGPKKNILITAASGGVGLYAVQLAKFGNTHVTATCGARNLDFVKSLGADEVVDYKTPDGAALKSPSGQKFDAVIHCATGIPWSTFEPNLSEHGKVIDLTPGPSAMMTFALKKLTFSKKQLVPLLLAAKAENLNYLVNLVKEGKLKTVIDSKYPLSKAEDAWAASISSHATGKIIIEP is encoded by the exons ATGGCCGGGACTAATAAGCTCATGCACGCAGTTCAGTACGATCGCTATGGTGGCGGCTCTGCTGGTTTGAAG CACGTGGAAGTTCCTGTTCCTGTTCCAACAAAGGGTGAAGTTTTGGTAAAGCTGGAAGCCACAAGCGTAAATCCAGTTGATTGGAAAATTCAGAAAGGCATGTTTCGTCCAATTATTCCTCGCAAATTTCCTCACATACCTT CTACTGATATAGCAGGAGAAGTGGTGGAGGTTGGATCTGGAGTCAATAACTTCAAAGCTGGTGACAAAGTTGTAGCCATACTTAGCCACATG GGTGGAGGTGGACTAGCTGAGTTTGCTGTGGCTAAGGAGACTCAGACAATTCCAAGGCCACCTGAGGTATCAGCAGCAGATGGCGCAGGGCTACCTATTGCAGGTCTTACTGCTCACCAGGCCCTTACCCAAGCGGCGGGGGTTAAGCTTGATGGAAGTGGCCCAAAAAAGAATATTCTGATCACAGCTGCCTCTGGCGGTGTTGGCCTCTATGCAGTTCAACTTGCAAAGTTTGGGAACACGCATGTAACAGCCACTTGTGGGGCTCGCAACCTGGACTTCGTGAAGAGTTTGGGGGCCGATGAGGTCGTGGACTATAAAACACCTGATGGGGCAGCTCTCAAGAGCCCCTCTGGCCAGAAATTTGATGCAGTGATCCACTGTGCCACAGGCATTCCTTGGTCTACATTCGAGCCCAATCTGAGTGAACATGGGAAGGTGATAGATCTGACTCCTGGACCGAGTGCCATGATGACTTTTGCCTTGAAGAAACTCACATTCAGCAAGAAGCAGCTGGTTCCACTGCTTCTAGCTGCCAAAGCTGAGAACCTCAATTATCTTGTCAATCTGGTGAAGGAAGGGAAGCTTAAGACAGTGATAGATTCAAAATATCCTCTGAGTAAGGCTGAGGACGCCTGGGCTGCCAGCATCAGCAGTCATGCTACTGGGAAAATTATCATAGAGCCTTAA
- the LOC127787159 gene encoding chloroplast envelope quinone oxidoreductase homolog isoform X2, whose protein sequence is MAGTNKLMHAVQYDRYGGGSAGLKHVEVPVPVPTKGEVLVKLEATSVNPVDWKIQKATDIAGEVVEVGSGVNNFKAGDKVVAILSHMGGGGLAEFAVAKETQTIPRPPEVSAADGAGLPIAGLTAHQALTQAAGVKLDGSGPKKNILITAASGGVGLYAVQLAKFGNTHVTATCGARNLDFVKSLGADEVVDYKTPDGAALKSPSGQKFDAVIHCATGIPWSTFEPNLSEHGKVIDLTPGPSAMMTFALKKLTFSKKQLVPLLLAAKAENLNYLVNLVKEGKLKTVIDSKYPLSKAEDAWAASISSHATGKIIIEP, encoded by the exons ATGGCCGGGACTAATAAGCTCATGCACGCAGTTCAGTACGATCGCTATGGTGGCGGCTCTGCTGGTTTGAAG CACGTGGAAGTTCCTGTTCCTGTTCCAACAAAGGGTGAAGTTTTGGTAAAGCTGGAAGCCACAAGCGTAAATCCAGTTGATTGGAAAATTCAGAAAG CTACTGATATAGCAGGAGAAGTGGTGGAGGTTGGATCTGGAGTCAATAACTTCAAAGCTGGTGACAAAGTTGTAGCCATACTTAGCCACATG GGTGGAGGTGGACTAGCTGAGTTTGCTGTGGCTAAGGAGACTCAGACAATTCCAAGGCCACCTGAGGTATCAGCAGCAGATGGCGCAGGGCTACCTATTGCAGGTCTTACTGCTCACCAGGCCCTTACCCAAGCGGCGGGGGTTAAGCTTGATGGAAGTGGCCCAAAAAAGAATATTCTGATCACAGCTGCCTCTGGCGGTGTTGGCCTCTATGCAGTTCAACTTGCAAAGTTTGGGAACACGCATGTAACAGCCACTTGTGGGGCTCGCAACCTGGACTTCGTGAAGAGTTTGGGGGCCGATGAGGTCGTGGACTATAAAACACCTGATGGGGCAGCTCTCAAGAGCCCCTCTGGCCAGAAATTTGATGCAGTGATCCACTGTGCCACAGGCATTCCTTGGTCTACATTCGAGCCCAATCTGAGTGAACATGGGAAGGTGATAGATCTGACTCCTGGACCGAGTGCCATGATGACTTTTGCCTTGAAGAAACTCACATTCAGCAAGAAGCAGCTGGTTCCACTGCTTCTAGCTGCCAAAGCTGAGAACCTCAATTATCTTGTCAATCTGGTGAAGGAAGGGAAGCTTAAGACAGTGATAGATTCAAAATATCCTCTGAGTAAGGCTGAGGACGCCTGGGCTGCCAGCATCAGCAGTCATGCTACTGGGAAAATTATCATAGAGCCTTAA